A DNA window from Impatiens glandulifera chromosome 7, dImpGla2.1, whole genome shotgun sequence contains the following coding sequences:
- the LOC124910082 gene encoding beta-amyrin 28-monooxygenase-like, with amino-acid sequence MEFSLLSDVLPLVCVLIATALTVRLLRSKSDAGSLPPGTTGWPIFGESLEYLKKGWNGNPQEFIQERMAMFSPHAFKTSLFGEHTIVLCGAAGNKFMFSNENKLVTAWWPTSIDKIFPSSTQTSSNEEMKKMRKLLPHVLRAEALHRYIGIMDSISRRHLESDWANRDEVTVFPLAKMYTFWLACRLFISVEDPDQVAKFSEPFNLLASGIFSVPIHIHGTPFNKAIKASNQIRKDLRAVIKQRKIDLAENKASPTQDILSHMLLTADDDGNFMHDMDVADKILGLLVGGHDTASITITFIIKYLAELPEVYAEVIREQMEIAKSKAPGELLNWDDIQKMKYSWNVACEVLRLNPPLQGAFRQAIVDFTYSGFSIPKRWKLYWSAHSTHRNPKYYPEPDTFNPLRYEGSGPAPYTYVPFGGGPRMCPGKEYARLEILAFMHNLVTRYKWEKVIVDDKIIVDPMPVPEGGLPIRLYPLKA; translated from the exons ATGGAATTTTCTCTCCTCTCGGACGTCCTCCCCCTAGTATGTGTCCTCATAGCCACAGCCCTCACGGTTAGGCTCTTGAGGTCGAAGTCTGATGCCGGTTCCTTACCACCCGGGACCACCGGATGGCCGATCTTCGGCGAGAGTTTGGAATATCTCAAGAAAGGATGGAATGGAAACCCTCAAGAGTTTATACAAGAAAGAATGGCCATGTTCTCCCCTCATGCCTTTAAAACTTCCCTCTTCGGGGAGCATACCATCGTCCTTTGTGGAGCTGCGGGCAATAAGTTTATGTTCTCGAACGAGAACAAACTCGTCACCGCTTGGTGGCCCACGTCTATTGACAAG ATATTTCCATCGTCAACTCAAACTTCATCGAACGAGGAGATGAAGAAAATGAGGAAGCTCCTCCCGCATGTTCTAAGGGCGGAGGCCCTTCACCGTTACATTGGAATAATGGACTCCATCTCCCGTCGCCACCTTGAATCTGACTGGGCTAACCGCGATGAGGTCACCGTGTTTCCACTTGCCAAGATGTACACATTTTGGCTCGCGTGTCGCCTCTTCATCAGCGTTGAGGATCCCGATCAAGTCGCTAAGTTCTCCGAGCCCTTCAACCTCCTCGCCTCGGGGATCTTTTCTGTCCCCATACACATCCACGGGACGCCTTTCAACAAGGCCATTAAGGCCTCCAATCAAATTCGAAAGGATCTTAGAGCCGTTATCAAGCAAAGGAAGATCGACTTAGCCGAGAACAAGGCGTCTCCTACTCAAGACATATTGTCGCACATGTTGTTGACGGCCGACGACGATGGAAACTTCATGCATGACATGGATGTTGCCGATAAGATTTTGGGATTGTTGGTTGGAGGACACGACACCGCTAGTATAACAATAACCTTCATCATAAAATATCTCGCCGAGTTGCCCGAGGTCTATGCCGAGGTTATTAGAG AACAAATGGAGATAGCGAAATCTAAGGCACCGGGAGAACTATTGAATTGGGATGATATTCAAAAGATGAAATATTCATGGAATGTGGCATGCGAGGTGTTGAGACTTAACCCTCCCCTTCAAGGTGCTTTTCGTCAAGCCATAGTTGATTTCACTTACTCCGGTTTCTCCATTCCAAAGAGATGGAAGCTCTATTGGAGCGCACACTCGACTCATAGAAACCCTAAATATTACCCCGAGCCAGATACTTTCAACCCATTGAGGTACGAAGGTAGTGGACCGGCACCATACACTTACGTGCCCTTTGGAGGGGGGCCACGGATGTGTCCCGGTAAAGAGTACGCGAGGTTGGAGATCCTCGCCTTCATGCACAACCTAGTCACGAGATACAAGTGGGAAAAAGTTATTGTCGATGATAAGATCATCGTGGATCCTATGCCCGTCCCAGAAGGTGGCCTCCCAATTCGCCTTTATCCTCTAAAAGCCTAA